In Jaculus jaculus isolate mJacJac1 chromosome 11, mJacJac1.mat.Y.cur, whole genome shotgun sequence, the following proteins share a genomic window:
- the Psapl1 gene encoding proactivator polypeptide-like 1, giving the protein MLYVLLLLSSFLSAYPASPISGPQECAKGSKVWCQDLQAAASCGAVGYCQSAVWSKPTTRSLPCTVCQDVVAAAGNGLNPDATESDILASVMKTCEWLPSQESSARCKWMVEAHSPDILRMLGEALDSAPTQVCTALTLCEPLQRHLAGSGRPLSQEDASEVVAPFLANGALSFHPQQLSGEAVCQDCVRLISRLQGTLGSNLTLAEVTVQEQCESLGPGLTALCKNYIRQLFEPAEQTLQILPPPEVCVKGGFCEAQKGPAHWSAQVAAVNGVPSLELGLSRKKSEIQMQSGLTCEVCLSVIQELDQWLETNSTETMISHALERVCSIMPTSLVQQCITLVDTYSPSLVQFVTRVTPDQVCQTIRLCNNRRRARSLPKTQTTVPSLLLDEENQGSFCQGCKRLLGVSSQNLERKSTKRDILRAFKSGCSILPLPYLVQCNRFVVEYEPVLIESLRFMMDPAAVCKKVGACHGSRTPLLGTDQCTLGPSFWCKSQEAAEMCEAVEHCRRLLWKEKPSRANEQP; this is encoded by the coding sequence ATGCTGTATGTACTGCTTCTCCTGTCCAGCTTCCTGAGTGCCTACCCGGCCAGTCCCATCTCGGGTCCCCAGGAATGTGCCAAGGGCTCAAAGGTGTGGTGCCAGGACCTGCAGGCAGCTGCAAGTTGTGGGGCTGTGGGGTACTGCCAAAGTGCTGTTTGGAGCAAGCCTACTACCAGGTCCCTGCCCTGCACTGTGTGCCAGGATGTGGTGGCCGCTGCTGGAAATGGACTAAACCCTGATGCCACTGAGTCTGACATCCTGGCGTCGGTGATGAAGACCTGCGAGTGGCTTCCCAGCCAGGAGTCTTCAGCCAGGTGCAAGTGGATGGTGGAAGCCCACAGCCCAGACATCCTGCGCATGCTCGGTGAAGCCTTGGACAGTGCTCCAACTCAGGTGTGCACTGCACTCACCCTTTGTGAGCCATTGCAGAGGCACCTGGCTGGCTCTGGGAGGCCACTGTCCCAAGAGGATGCATCAGAAGTGGTGGCTCCATTCTTGGCCAATGGAGCCCTCAGCTTCCACCCACAGCAGCTGTCTGGAGAGGCTGTATGCCAAGATTGTGTCCGGCTGATCTCCCGGCTCCAGGGTACTCTGGGATCCAACTTGACCTTGGCAGAGGTGACAGTTCAGGAGCAATGTGAGTCCCTGGGACCTGGTCTGACTGCCCTCTGCAAGAATTACATCCGCCAGCTCTTTGAACCTGCCGAACAAACGCTTCAGATTCTGCCCCCACCTGAGGTCTGTGTGAAGGGGGGCTTCTGTGAGGCACAGAAGGGACCTGCCCACTGGTCAGCTCAAGTGGCTGCTGTGAATGGGGTCCCCTCCCTGGAGCTGGGACTGTCAAGGAAGAAGAGTGAGATCCAGATGCAGTCTGGCCTGACCTGTGAGGTGTGCCTGAGTGTGATCCAGGAGTTGGACCAGTGGCTGGAGACGAACAGCACGGAGACCATGATCAGCCACGCCCTGGAGCGTGTGTGCTCCATCATGCCCACATCTCTAGTCCAGCAGTGCATCACCCTGGTGGACACCTACAGCCCCTCTTTGGTGCAGTTTGTGACCAGGGTCACCCCAGACCAAGTGTGCCAGACCATTCGACTGTGTAATAACAGAAGGCGGGCCCGGTCCCTTCCCAAGACCCAGACAACTGTGCCATCCCTGCTTTTGGATGAGGAAAACCAAGGCAGCTTCTGCCAGGGCTGCAAGAGACTGTTGGGTGTGTCTTCCCAGAACCTGGAGCGCAAGAGCACCAAGCGGGACATCCTGCGGGCCTTCAAGAGTGGCTGCAGCATCCTGCCCCTGCCCTACTTGGTCCAGTGCAACCGCTTTGTCGTCGAGTACGAGCCAGTTCTCATCGAGAGCCTCAGGTTCATGATGGACCCCGCGGCCGTGTGCAAGAAGGTGGGAGCCTGCCATGGCTCTAGGACCCCACTGCTAGGCACCGATCAGTGCACCCTGGGCCCCAGCTTCTGGTGTAAAAGCCAGGAGGCTGCCGAGATGTGTGAAGCTGTGGAACACTGCCGGCGCCTGCTGTGGAAAGAGAAGCCCTCCCGTGCCAACGAGCAGCCATGA